The sequence below is a genomic window from Leucoraja erinacea ecotype New England chromosome 10, Leri_hhj_1, whole genome shotgun sequence.
GACAAGTTCATCTAAAAAATAGATGTAAGCAGTAGGTCTTCCCAACAGTATATTGGCTGGTggataaaacaaactgctggaggacacaaagtgctggagtaacagaataagtcacctccagtttaaattccatttggaatattttggaggaccaacaaccaagaaagaagtcagggagcatctctgaagaacatggagaggtggcaTTTCCATCCGGGATCCTTTTTTAGACTCTGTCTgtggaagggtccagacctgaggTATCACCTATCATTTTTttccagatgctacctgatctgattttgcctttttttttgcttttcaataCCTGCAATAGAATTCCTCCACCTGCaaacctccagcagttttttattTGCTCCGGGTTCTAGTATCATTAACCTCTTGCATCTCCAATATTTTAGCTGAACTTTGTCATATAATTTTCAGTACATTTTTGATACATTTAACAATTGCAGGAAATTAATTTGCGTATTGTAACAGCAAACTTAATTAACCTTTGGATATTTGTATATATTTAGTAATTCTTTCAGTGTTGTTTTGGGTTTTACCTAAATGTATTTTGCTTTTCACATTTTTCCAGCGTCATGATACAATTTTGTCTTTGTCAAGAGAGCACCAGCGAATTAGATTCTCTGACTCAGTAGTAACTGGATCAATCATCTTCCCACTTTCTGGTAAAATTAATTAAACTAGTagtatataatagttttattctGCAGCTACATTAGAAAATGCATTaaccaaataaattattttccacTATTACTCTGATTTTACTACATCAACCACTTTGCAACCATTTGGAATTGTTTACAATACTTCAAGCAAAAATTATAGTGTAGTTCATCCTTTTATGCAGTCTGTTAATTAATTGTAAACATTAGGATTTAATTAGTACCTAGAGTTCAAAAGGAGTGTTGAATGTCTGATCATAACTTAATCATTGGCTTTATCTGATAATCAAAATCGTGCCCATGCAAACAAAAATATCTCTATAAAAGATTGTTTTGAAGCAAGCAAGAGAATACTATGAAACGTTCTGAATTGGGAGTCTGATGGCATTGTCATTACATGACTGCACTTGTACCCAGAGGTCTTGTTCAAACACGTGCGTTCGTTACATAGCTATGGTTACATTTAAGTAAATAAGTAAATCTGAAGAAGCTATAAGTAATAATAGCAAAAACACTGGATTGCCATAATAAATCTGATTCATTAATGCCCTTAAGAGGAGGTAAACGGCTACTGATATGATTGTAAGTGATTCTAATCTCACCAACATGGTTGACTTTtaactgcatttgaaatgcatgaaCAAACCACTTAGATGAGGGCATTTAGGGATAAACAtgatcctgggtctcctccatggccacaacgagcagcaccggaaattggaggaacagcacctcatattccgtttggggagtctgcaccccgggggcatgaacatcgacttctcccaattctgttagtccttgctgtctcctccccttcctcagctcccctgctgtctcctcccaccctccagccttccggctactcctccttttccctttcttgtccccacccacccccacccctgatcagtctgaagaagggtttcggcccgaaacgttgcctatttcctttgctccatagatgctgctgcacccgctgagtttctccagcttttctgtgtaacctagggATAAACAATGCTGGCCTTACAAGCAATATCCAGATACCTTGAATAAATAACAACTTTGTAAATTAATTTCAATATAAGGATGTTGTTAGGAAGAATAATGAGGCCACACAAGATGTGCGTAGATATGATTCTGAGGTGGATTGTAGAACAAAGATATCCAGAAGTCAGGTACATGTTAGTAAAATTTGTGATTTAAGTTACTTTTAataagaacataaaacagtatgcAGCAAGATTAATTTCTGCATAGTGTTAAGAGGTGACAAAAGCAGAAAGAAGGGCTTGTGGTAAACAATTATCTACCTCTATCCAGACTGGTGTTTTTTGGAGGCAAGTGCCGAAACCACCATTTTGATACATTTGTGCAGGAGATTTTCAAATGTGATGTGTTTAGTGGAGGGGGTGGTAAAAGTGGTCTTCAGGATGACATAGTAGGTGAAATGTTCCTGTGGCAGATGAAATACAATCCAGAGTGTATGGTATATTTTGGCAGGAAGAACACGAAAGTGGATAAAATTGTGTAATTCAGAAAGCAATTTAGGAACATGGATATAAATGCATATATGTCATAAGGGGTCgtgaatgataggagcagaattaggccattcggcccatcaagtctactccgccaataaatcatggctgatctatctctccctccaagccccattctcatgccttctccccataatccttgacatcgTTGAAGTAGGCACAGCAAATTTAGAAAGCATCCTAGACTTCAATACAggtaaagtgctgaagtaaaaaGGTAATTTGAACCTTTATATAATTTTTGTTTAGCCACAACCATTGTACTGCAGTCAATTCTAATCATTCCACTTATGTAATAATGTGAAGACTATTGAGAATGCTAAAGAGATTTAATGGAATGGTTGCAGAGATGAAGAATTTGAACAGCAAGGACAAACCTGTTGATACTTTTCTTGGAGTTGAACAATATGAAAAGTCTCAAAAGAGTTATATGAGCATTCATAGATTTTGATAAGAGTACGGAAAACCTTAATAACCGAGGGTTGAAGGACTTGTGGAAAAAGTTAAAGTAATTTGTAAAGAGCTACAggaatgaggaaatacttttttaaTATGGTGGGAATTCGGGAATCAACTTTCTGAAAGGTTATTCAGTTGAGGCTTTCAAGAGGAAATGGTAATAAATTAATAGGTGAATAATTTACAGACCTATGGGATTGccagcacagacttgatgggctgaatagcacaCTGTAATGTTCTATGATTCTATTTATGACCCTGTGCTTTCCTGTTACCTCTTGCACCAAATGATCAACTTTTTATTTTGGGAACGACATGTCGTTCTCCTTCTGTGTGCATTGTCAACTGAAAGAATTGTTAACGGTACATCTGTCAACTTGGATAGAGGCCGAGGAAAAAGATTCAGGGCTGCAGTGACCTTCACagtcatcaacacactgtgtctCTGGAGGCTATCATGAAACTGGTGCCATAATTCTGACATCTCCCTGCTGAATTTCAGTCAAGTCCAAATAATTGCATTGTGCTTGAAAAAATCACCAGGCTAATGGAGGGTGAGAGTTGTCTCGGAAATATCGCTTTTCTGCTCTGGAAACCTTGCAGTTTTTTGCACCCTCTGTTCTTCCTTCAAATGATTTACCAAATGCCCACAAGAACCTCTATTCTGCGCAGAAACATAAAGTTACCTCAGATTCTCTGCCAATTTCCTTGACCATCAGACTTCATAGCAATAGTAAGAAATGTGAAGTTTTGTTTATGATTTGCAAAAATGCAATTTAAATACCAGTTCCTGGTTGTCACTTCAACCAATAAAGATCAGCTGCATAAttgagtgtgatttttttttggcatTGATAGGAATTTATGTAGCCAAATGTTACAGCATAATTACACAATCATTGcagcttcattttttaattaatctGCCTACGGCTGCCAGCAAGAAAATGGTCAGACTGCTGTAGTAGTGGAAGTGGGGTTGTGTTCTGGCACTCAGAAATGTATTAACCCACATCATGACCTTAATATATTGTTTTCTAAGAAATTGCAGTCAAGAGAGCAGCAAGGATAAAGGGTGACTTTCTCCAATTAAATACTGGGAAGGTTCAATCTCCCAAAATAATTTACATACATTTACCACCAGAATCTGCTAACATTGTCAGCAAATACATCTTGTTTGATCTTGACCCCTATAGCCTTTCCAGCAGACTGCTTACTTTCACCCCCACACTACTAGTCTGCCACTGCCCTACCTGTCTTCTCCTAAAGTCTTCGTCCCTGTTCTCATCTATAAATGCCATGACTATCCTGGATTTATATTATTCAGCTGATATTCCTTATGTACAAAATAGGCAAATGATCTTCAAGCTTGAATTCTTCGAAATGTTTATTAGATGTCAGACAAGGCAAAATTTAAAGATTTGTGAGATGTTTTTTTACAGTGGTGttggcagatataatagtggcatatgtggcttttagattggcacatggatatgcagagaatggaggaatatcgatcacatgcaggcagacggaattaatttaacttggcatcatgttcggcatggacattgtgggctgaatggcctgttcccgtgctgcactgttctatgttctagatgCTGATTTACTCAGATTTTTCCCCATTTTAGAAACACTGAATTTTTGTAACATTAGGCACCTTTTTCCATTTTCACAGGTGTCGCATTTATTATTATAGGGACTCAAGATTTCTGTGATAATTCTACAGAAACAAAACTGATGGAGCGCATTGAGCTGTTTGTCCGCATTCATCGAAACAGTTTCCTGATTTTGACTGCAGGCCTGTATGGTCAGAAAGAGTGGGATGTACTATTTAAAATTCAGCTAAGGTACCTACTAGGGAAATTAGTTATTTAAAAACGTTACTATTTACATATCTAAAGGTTATTCATGATCTAATGAAATTCTCGTTAAACTGAGAATGTGCTAGCAAAATAAATCTTACTGGTTATATTAATGATACATGTTTTCACCATTAAAGAAAGTTTTATAAATAACACTAAACTATTTGATTTTCAAATAACATTTGGAGAGCGTATTGCAATAAATTGCAAAAATTAAAATGTTTGAGCTGACCTTAAGCAGAAACCTTTGACTTTTGGTGTGTCAGTGTTGTTTGTTATGCCAAAGATATTACCTTTTTGGAAAAGCTTTATAAAGGAAAACATTTCCAGTCTCCATCTACTACACTCAATAACCCAGATGAGAGGGCAAGAGAACGATTGCAGTGTAAAGCTACGAATGGTGGCTGCATCTTTTTTCTGTGTAACTGACAAACATTTGGTCTAAAATTTGATAAACTTAGAGTAGTTCATCTTTGTAATTTGGCATGTAGCTGGAAGAGGCTATCTAGATTTTTGTCTGTAGCCCAAGCTCAAAGAAGATCAGAGATGAAAATACAGTAGTGGATTGTCATTATGCAGAGATGGGgggcaagagagagggggtgagaagggAGTGTTATGTTTGAAATTTACAGTTGTTCAAACAAGGTTATCATAAGTCAACTAAAAAGTTCTGTAAACGGTAATTGGATGTTTTTGGTGGTAGTGAGAGACCAAGATTAAATGTGTTATTGTTGAAACAAATaactgtagatgatggtttaccaaaaaaaaaaagtgctggagtaattcagcgggtcaagatGCATCTTTGAATGCTGTTCATCTTCTAATAGCATGAGAACATTCAGATTCTGCTTACTATCTCAACTAAGAGACAGCAATAGTCATGCAGACATGGGCAAGTAAGTACCATCAACTGTGGCAAGCTAACGATGCATTAAGAACAAAAATGATCCCAAAAATAACAGTAACAAGAGATTATTACAAAAGCTAATCT
It includes:
- the LOC129700751 gene encoding protein SPO16 homolog; amino-acid sequence: MATSGAAIVIVSADLQRHDTILSLSREHQRIRFSDSVVTGSIIFPLSGVAFIIIGTQDFCDNSTETKLMERIELFVRIHRNSFLILTAGLYGQKEWDVLFKIQLRFLGNNLKIIPSHNTSDIVKSMLTLAKVTCKPHADSVRDRIAMSRAQIIERSPVWEMLHKRQLNFLQ